Proteins encoded by one window of Desulfovibrio ferrophilus:
- the gpmA gene encoding 2,3-diphosphoglycerate-dependent phosphoglycerate mutase gives MYKLVLVRHGQSEWNLANRFTGWTDVGLTPKGMEEALAGAKNLHEQGYIFDRCHTSVLKRAIETLWIIQREMDLMWLPVERHWRLNERHYGALQGLNKTETAQKYGEEQVFIWRRSYATPPPPLEASDKRHPGHDPRYAGLSQEDLPLSESLKNTVDRVLPYWHNVIAPQILQGQKLLIAAHGNSLRALVKYLDSMSDDTITALNIPTGVPLVYELDNALTPLRHYYLGDPDEIKRAEQAVANQGKA, from the coding sequence ATGTATAAACTCGTTCTCGTTCGGCATGGCCAGAGCGAATGGAACCTCGCCAACCGCTTCACTGGTTGGACGGATGTCGGCCTGACCCCAAAGGGTATGGAAGAAGCCCTGGCTGGCGCAAAAAACCTGCACGAACAGGGATATATATTTGACCGCTGCCACACCTCCGTCCTCAAACGAGCCATCGAAACGCTCTGGATCATCCAGCGTGAAATGGATTTGATGTGGCTTCCGGTGGAGCGCCACTGGCGACTCAACGAACGTCATTACGGAGCGCTTCAAGGTCTGAATAAAACTGAAACCGCTCAAAAATATGGCGAGGAACAGGTCTTCATCTGGCGGCGCAGCTACGCAACTCCTCCACCACCTCTTGAAGCCTCAGACAAGCGCCACCCCGGACACGACCCCCGTTATGCAGGCCTTTCGCAGGAGGACCTGCCCCTTTCCGAAAGTCTCAAAAATACCGTGGACCGAGTCCTGCCATACTGGCATAACGTCATCGCCCCACAAATCCTGCAAGGCCAGAAACTGCTCATTGCTGCACATGGCAACAGTTTGCGAGCCTTGGTCAAGTATCTCGATTCGATGAGTGACGACACTATCACTGCACTAAATATTCCCACAGGAGTTCCCCTGGTCTATGAGCTCGATAACGCCCTAACGCCTCTACGCCATTACTATCTCGGTGACCCGGATGAAATCAAACGGGCGGAACAGGCGGTGGCAAACCAGGGCAAGGCCTAA
- the rpmE gene encoding 50S ribosomal protein L31 — protein MKKDIHPKNHTAKIRCACGFEIEAQSTKGELVEVEICSNCHPFYTGKQRFVDTAGRIDRFRKKYASFGKKAE, from the coding sequence ATGAAAAAAGATATCCATCCCAAGAACCACACGGCCAAAATTCGTTGTGCCTGCGGCTTTGAGATTGAGGCCCAGTCCACCAAAGGCGAGTTGGTTGAGGTAGAAATCTGCTCCAACTGCCATCCCTTCTACACCGGCAAGCAGCGCTTTGTTGATACTGCTGGTCGCATTGACCGCTTCCGCAAGAAGTATGCTTCCTTCGGCAAAAAAGCCGAATAG